Within the Burkholderia sp. NRF60-BP8 genome, the region TCACCCGGTCGATCGAGATCGATCAACGTACTGCCGCGCTCGGCCAGGATCGCGGTCACGCCGGGCCGGATCGCGTTTGCGCGCTCGAAGCACTGCAGCGCATCGGCAGGCCGCTGCAGTTCGCGCAGCACGAGACCGCGGTTGAACCACGATTCGAACGAACGCGGATCGACCATCAGTGCGCGGTCGTAGGTATCGAGCGCCTCGTCGAAGCGGCGCAGCGCACGCAGCGCGCTGCCGCGATTGCACAGCGCATCGAGGACGAGCGGCGACACCGCGAGCGCACGGTCGAACGACGCGAGCGCGTCGTCGTAGCGTCGCAATCCGAGCAGCGTATTGCCGCGGCGCACGAGCGTCTGCACGTCGTCGGGCGTCGTGCGCAGCGCGGCCGCGAAATGCTCGAGCGCCTCGCCGACGCGGCCGCGCTCGCCGGCGATCGCGCCGAGATCCGACAGGACGCGCGTGCCGGGCGCGATCGCGATCGACTGGCGCAGCAACGCTTCGGCGGCGTCGGCCGCGCCGCACTGGAACTGCAACACGCCATACAGGTGCAATGCCTGGGGGTTGTCGGGCTCCTTCTCGAGCACGGCGAGATAGTCGCGCGCCGCGTCGTCGAACCGTCCGGCGCTGTGCGAGTGTTGTGCGCGGCTCAGGATCGCCGCCGATTGCCGTTGACCGCGCGCATCGAGTCCCGACGCGCCCGCGTGTGCATCATGCCGGTGCTCGACCGTCACGTTCGCCCCCCTTCCCGTTGCCGATGCCGCCGCCGGCCCGGTTCGACGGAACCGGTCGCAGCGGTCATGCTCGTCACGAGACTAACGGACGGGTAATAACAGACGTATGACGAAAGTTACGGACCATTTTGTCCGGGGGACGGATCGCGTGGCGCGCCGCGAGTGCCCCGCGCCGCCGTCACTGGCCGATCGGGATCGTCCGCACGTATTCGACTGCCGGCGCGCCCATCGTGACCGCGAAGCGCACGCCGCGCGGCAGCGGCATGCCGAGCGACGTGATGTTGCTGACGCCGTGCTGGGCGAGAAACTGCGCATAGCTCTGCTCGATGGCGGTCTGGCTCGTCGTCCATCCGCCCGGGGGAATCCACACGGCAAGCTGCATCGTCCGCGTATCGTTGCTGACCACCACGCGCGCGAACGCATCCATGTGCTTCAGTGCATCCTCCACGTCGGCCAGCGATGCGAGCGGCTGCGACGCGCTGCGCGCGAGCTCGCGCCCCTCGAGCTGGTAGCGCACGACCTGCATCTGCGCCGGTCCGCCGCCGACGCCGAGATGGCGCACCATCACGAGCTCGTTCGGCCGGATGCGCAGCGGCGGCCCGAACACTTCGTCGGCCGTCACGAGGTTGATCAGGTCGAACTGCAACTGGGAGAAGTAACGTCCGAGCAGACGTGTTTGCGCCAGATTCGACGCGATATCGTCGCGCCCGCGAATCGTCGCGTCGAGGCCGCGCCACGACAGCAGCGCGATCACGGCGAGCAGCGCGATCGCGACCAGCATCTCGATCAGCGTGAAGCCGCGGGCGCGCCCGGCCCCTCGACGTTCAGCGGCGCGCTTCATTCTGGATCACCGTGACGACTTCGGCGAGCACGTTGCGGCTCGATGCGGACGGATAGACGCTCACCGTCACGCGCCGCACGAGCGGGTTCGGCAGCGCGGCCACCGACTGGCGGCACACGAAACGGTAGCGCCCCTGCGGGCACGCGAACGTGTTCGCGCCGACGGGCGGCCAGGTCGATGCGATGCGGATCTCGCCGAGCGCGTTGTCGGCGCTCCACAGCGCGAGCAGACGCATGCGCGCCGTGTCGGTGTCCGACGCGAGCGCGCCGATCGCGCGCATCACGGCGCCCAGCGCCACGGCCACGATCGCCAGCGCGATCAGCACCTCGATCAGCGTGAATCCCCGTTCCGGCGCCCGCGTCGTGCGCGGTCCGCCGCGCGCAGGGCGGTGGTAGTCGGTTCTGTCGTCGCACATGACCTGCATCATTCTCGTCGATGGGTCGGCGTCCGGCGTCCAAGCCGCGGCGCAGGCCGCGTCGCCGGCGCGACGGGCGCCGTGCCCGGACGTTAAGCGCGACGTATGGCACGCACGTGTCGAATGGTACGGACCATTTGGCGCGGCGGGCGCGGGCGAACAGGCGCGCCCGCGCGATGCGCGCATCGCGCGGGGCACGAGACGGAAGATGGAAAACGATCGGGAAAGCCACCGCCCGGCAGCGAGCGGCCGACGGTGAGGACGATCCTCGGGCGGGATCGCCGCGACGGCGTCAGGCCGTCACGGCGGCGTCATATTCGGCGCGGGCGAGCTGGCCCGCGGCGTATGCCTCGGCTTCGCCGCGAAAGCCTTCGCGGCTGAACGCCACGACTTTCACGCCGACGCCGGTCGCCCGCTTCACCGTCAGCGCCCATTGCCATCCGCCGTCTTGCTCGAAGACGTGCAGCGAGGGTGCGAAGGAAGGGTCGAGTACGGTCACGCGTTTTGCTCCTGCCCCGTTGCGCGCTGCGTCGGCAGCGCACGGAGGCATATCGAAAAGGTCGCGCCGGCACGCCAACGCGGTTCTGTCATTCAACAGTTTATTCAAGAATTGTTGCGACGCACCATCAGAGGTTTCACTCACCTATCGGAACCGGGCGGTTGATCGTATCTACCTGAAAGCCTTGCGGGACGGGCCTCAGCGGCACGCCGAGGCGCCCGGCACCGCGTTCGTGCGGCAACGTGCCGCACGCCGGGCCAATTGCTTGCACCACCCTTTCGTGGATCGGGAAACGGGGCGCGATCTATCCGCCCATCATCGACACGCGCCGGAAGGTCAGGTTCACGCGTTCGCCCTGCACGGCCGGCGCCTTCGGCACGCGGTGCTGCCATTCGGCCTGCGTGCGTCCGCGCATCACGAGCAGGCTGCCGTGCACGAGGCGGTACGCATGCGTGACGCCGGTCGCGCGATGGCGAAGATCGAACACGCGCATCGCGCCGAGACTCACCGACGCGATCACTGGCGCGTCGCCGAGTTCGGGTTCGTTGTCCGCATGCCAGCCGAGGCTGTCGAGCCCGTTGCGATAGCGATTGAGCAGCACGCTGTTGAAGCGCACGTCGCACGTCGCCTCGACCGCATGCTTCAGTCCGAGCACGGCCGGCGTCCATGGCTCGGGTACGTTGCGGATGCCCGAGTACACGTACACGGCATCCGGTTCGCCTTGCCACGCGGTGAGCCGCGGCAACGGAATGCGTCCGCGCGGCGTACGAATCGTGTCCTGCCGCCACGCGACCTCGTCGATCAGCGCGGCCAGCGCGCGATCGGCGTCGGGCGGCGCAAGCCAGTCCGGGTACCAGTCCACGTCGGGCACGGGCGTATCGGCGAAGAGATCGGGCGTGGACATGTCGGCAGGAACGAGTGAGGAACGAAGCGAACGATGCATGTCTGCATACTAGCCAACGGCGCCGCGCGCCGCCATGCGCTGTCATTCGCCGCCGAAAGGCCGAAAGGAAGCCGCGGTGCACCGCGATGCGCGTTCGTCTCGCGCGACGGCCGCCTCCCGGCCATCGGCTAACCGCGCGTCAGTCGGATCAGCGCGATCTCGGACGGCACGCCGAAGCGGTTCGGCGGTCCCCAGTAGCCGGTGCCGCGGCTCGTATACAGCCACATGTCGCCGAAGCGGTTCAGCCCGCCGATCACCGGCTGCTGCAGTCGCACGAACGGCGGCCACGGCAGAAACTGGCCGCCATGCGTGTGCCCCGACAACTGCACGGTAAAGCCCGCGCGGTTCGCCGCTTCCGCGCTGCGCGGCTGGTGCGCGAGCAGGATCTTCGTGCCGACGTCGCGCGGCGCACCGGCCAGCGCCTGCGCGGGGTCGCTGCGATGGGCGGGATCGAATCCGCCCGCCGTGAAATCGGTGACGCCCGCGAGCACCGCCCGCGCGCCGCCGCGCTCGATCACCACGTGCTCGTTCAGCAGCACCGTCAGCCCGATACGACGAAACTCGTCGATCCACGCATGCGCACCCGCGTAGTACTCGTGGTTGCCCGTCACGAGGAAGGTGCCGTACCGCGAACGCATCTCGCCGAGCGGCGCCGTGTGGTCGCGCAGACGCTTGACCGAACCGTCCACCACATCGCCCGTCACGACCACGAGGTCGGCGTCGAGCGCATTGACCGCACGCACGATCCGTTCGATGTAGGGCCGCTTGATCGTCGGCCCGACGTGAATGTCGGACAGTTGCACGATCGTCAATCCGTCGAGCGCGGCCGGCAGCCCCGCGACCGGAATCGACACGCGCTTGACCGCCGCCGTGCGGCGCGCGCCGACGAACCCGATCGCGGTCACGAGCACCGCGGCCGCCAGCACGCCGAGCGCCGTGTCGGGCGCGGCGCCGCTCCACGCGCCGTCATGCCCGAGATGCCGCCAAGCGAACACGCCGAGCAGCACGATGTCGCGCAGCAACGTCAGCACCAGCAGCGACGAGAAGAAGCCCATCGCGAGCGCGCCGGCCCAGCCGACCAGCGTCGCCGCCCACCCTTCGTCGAAGCGGCGCGAGAACATGCCGACCGGAATCAACACGACGAAACTCGCCAGCACGAGCGCCGCGATCGTGCGCGCGAGCGGCGACACGAACGCATCGGGAACGATCCGCATCCCGACATACAGATGGAACAGCACGCCGATTGCAATGAACCGGACAAAGAAACTTCGCATGGAACGTTCGCCTTCGTTGCACTACCGCTTCCGCGACGCGCGTCGCACGGGCCGTGATGCCCGGTGCCGCGTGTCGCACCATACGCACGATGGTACACAGATCCCGGCCGCGACGACGGGTCGCGCCCGGCAGTGCCGCGCCGTACGACTTTGCGTGATCGTCGGCCATCCTCCCGGCGTCGCGACCACGCATCGACGCCGTTCGTCGCGACGCTCGACCGCGACGTCATCGGCCTGCACGACGCGAGCGCGATCCGCGCCT harbors:
- a CDS encoding metallophosphoesterase, with protein sequence MRSFFVRFIAIGVLFHLYVGMRIVPDAFVSPLARTIAALVLASFVVLIPVGMFSRRFDEGWAATLVGWAGALAMGFFSSLLVLTLLRDIVLLGVFAWRHLGHDGAWSGAAPDTALGVLAAAVLVTAIGFVGARRTAAVKRVSIPVAGLPAALDGLTIVQLSDIHVGPTIKRPYIERIVRAVNALDADLVVVTGDVVDGSVKRLRDHTAPLGEMRSRYGTFLVTGNHEYYAGAHAWIDEFRRIGLTVLLNEHVVIERGGARAVLAGVTDFTAGGFDPAHRSDPAQALAGAPRDVGTKILLAHQPRSAEAANRAGFTVQLSGHTHGGQFLPWPPFVRLQQPVIGGLNRFGDMWLYTSRGTGYWGPPNRFGVPSEIALIRLTRG
- the gspI gene encoding type II secretion system minor pseudopilin GspI, with the translated sequence MCDDRTDYHRPARGGPRTTRAPERGFTLIEVLIALAIVAVALGAVMRAIGALASDTDTARMRLLALWSADNALGEIRIASTWPPVGANTFACPQGRYRFVCRQSVAALPNPLVRRVTVSVYPSASSRNVLAEVVTVIQNEARR
- a CDS encoding alpha-ketoglutarate-dependent dioxygenase AlkB family protein; translated protein: MSTPDLFADTPVPDVDWYPDWLAPPDADRALAALIDEVAWRQDTIRTPRGRIPLPRLTAWQGEPDAVYVYSGIRNVPEPWTPAVLGLKHAVEATCDVRFNSVLLNRYRNGLDSLGWHADNEPELGDAPVIASVSLGAMRVFDLRHRATGVTHAYRLVHGSLLVMRGRTQAEWQHRVPKAPAVQGERVNLTFRRVSMMGG
- a CDS encoding PulJ/GspJ family protein — its product is MKRAAERRGAGRARGFTLIEMLVAIALLAVIALLSWRGLDATIRGRDDIASNLAQTRLLGRYFSQLQFDLINLVTADEVFGPPLRIRPNELVMVRHLGVGGGPAQMQVVRYQLEGRELARSASQPLASLADVEDALKHMDAFARVVVSNDTRTMQLAVWIPPGGWTTSQTAIEQSYAQFLAQHGVSNITSLGMPLPRGVRFAVTMGAPAVEYVRTIPIGQ